A DNA window from Streptomyces sp. B21-083 contains the following coding sequences:
- a CDS encoding glycosyltransferase family 4 protein: protein MHKTLIVTNDFPPRPGGIQAFLHNMALRLDPDRLVVYASTWKRGPEGARATAAFDAEQPFTVVRDRTTMLLPTPAVTGRAVGLLREHGCTSVWFGAAAPLGLMAPALRKAGAERLVATTHGHEAGWAQLPAARQLLRRIGESTDTITYLGEYTRSRIATALTPRAARRMVQLPPGVDEKAFHPGSGGEAVRARLGLTDRPVVVCVSRLVPRKGQDTLILAMPRILAVEPETVLLIVGGGPYARELHKLAHETGVADSVRFTGPVPWAELPAHYGAGDVFAMPCRTRRGGLDVEGLGIVYLEASATGLPVVAGDSGGAPDAVLDGETGWVVRGTSVEEAADRITVLLGDAELRARMGARGRAWVEEKWRWDLLAEELKALL, encoded by the coding sequence GTGCACAAGACCCTGATCGTGACGAACGACTTCCCGCCCCGGCCGGGCGGTATCCAGGCCTTCCTGCACAACATGGCGCTGCGGCTCGACCCCGACCGGCTCGTCGTCTACGCCTCCACGTGGAAGCGCGGCCCCGAGGGTGCCCGGGCCACGGCCGCCTTCGACGCCGAGCAGCCCTTCACCGTCGTACGGGACCGGACGACGATGCTGCTGCCGACGCCCGCGGTCACCGGGCGGGCCGTCGGGCTGCTGCGTGAACACGGGTGTACGTCGGTGTGGTTCGGGGCCGCCGCGCCGCTCGGGCTGATGGCGCCGGCCCTGCGGAAGGCGGGCGCCGAGCGGCTGGTGGCGACCACCCACGGTCATGAGGCCGGGTGGGCGCAGCTGCCGGCGGCGCGTCAACTGCTGCGCAGGATCGGCGAGTCGACGGACACGATCACCTACCTGGGTGAGTACACGCGGTCGCGGATCGCCACCGCGCTGACCCCGAGGGCGGCCCGGCGGATGGTCCAACTGCCGCCCGGGGTCGACGAGAAGGCCTTTCACCCGGGGTCTGGGGGCGAGGCGGTCCGCGCCCGGCTCGGGCTCACCGATCGGCCCGTGGTCGTGTGCGTCTCGCGGCTGGTCCCGCGCAAGGGGCAGGACACGCTGATCCTGGCGATGCCCCGCATCCTCGCGGTCGAGCCGGAGACGGTGCTGCTGATCGTCGGCGGCGGCCCCTACGCGCGGGAGCTGCACAAGCTCGCGCACGAGACCGGCGTCGCCGACTCGGTCCGCTTCACCGGGCCGGTGCCCTGGGCCGAGCTGCCCGCCCACTACGGCGCCGGTGACGTCTTCGCGATGCCGTGCCGGACGCGCCGGGGCGGTCTCGACGTCGAGGGGCTCGGAATCGTCTACCTGGAGGCGTCCGCGACGGGGCTGCCGGTGGTCGCCGGTGACTCGGGAGGCGCGCCGGACGCCGTCCTGGACGGTGAGACCGGCTGGGTGGTGCGCGGCACTTCCGTGGAGGAGGCCGCCGACCGGATCACCGTCCTGCTCGGCGACGCGGAGCTGCGCGCCCGGATGGGGGCGCGGGGGCGGGCCTGGGTCGAGGAGAAGTGGCGCTGGGATCTGCTCGCGGAGGAGCTGAAGGCGCTGCTGTGA
- a CDS encoding glycosyltransferase family 87 protein, with translation MDIARRGRPRLPVALLGTWGVSRLLLLLFVFKVVVFPGPDVTSDVSVIYHGWYEVLSHGTFPLADVTWQYPPAAALAILSPGALPFLDYASAFFVLACLADLVVLSLLLYAGGRPGRSPRGARVWVVGVPLLGPTVYARYDVMVTAVAVAALLAGARHPRLMGALAAFGALLKVWPALLLVGATGRRAWAWAALTVAALVSVFAATMPGAFAFLTFQGDRGTEVESVGALVFHVGRQFGWEGRVALNYGSIEFLGPFVGTVTTVALLLTVLAFGWLLLWRLRATRFLPHTLAEAAFVAVLLFTVTSRVISPQYLVWLVGLAAVCLCFRATSMVLPAALVVVACLVTVLEFPVGFGHVVASDTYGMTLLFTRNGLLIAAALTAALRLWRTTVPRRAELPPLPDRAVRARETQPS, from the coding sequence GTGGACATCGCGCGCAGAGGACGACCGCGGCTCCCCGTGGCGCTGCTGGGCACCTGGGGCGTGAGCCGGCTGCTCCTGCTGCTGTTCGTGTTCAAGGTGGTCGTCTTCCCCGGCCCGGACGTCACGAGCGACGTCTCGGTGATCTACCACGGCTGGTACGAGGTGCTGAGCCACGGCACCTTCCCGCTGGCCGACGTCACCTGGCAGTACCCGCCCGCCGCCGCCCTGGCGATCCTCTCCCCCGGCGCCCTGCCGTTCCTGGACTACGCGTCGGCGTTCTTCGTCCTGGCCTGTCTCGCCGACCTCGTCGTCCTGTCGCTCCTCCTGTACGCGGGCGGGCGCCCCGGCCGGTCGCCGCGCGGCGCCCGGGTGTGGGTGGTGGGCGTACCGCTGCTGGGCCCGACCGTGTACGCCCGGTACGACGTCATGGTGACCGCGGTGGCGGTGGCCGCGCTGCTCGCGGGCGCCCGGCATCCGCGCCTCATGGGTGCCCTGGCGGCCTTCGGGGCGCTGTTGAAGGTCTGGCCCGCTCTGCTGCTCGTGGGGGCCACAGGGCGGCGGGCATGGGCCTGGGCCGCCCTCACCGTGGCCGCGCTGGTGTCCGTGTTCGCGGCGACCATGCCCGGTGCCTTCGCCTTCCTGACCTTCCAGGGCGACCGGGGCACCGAGGTGGAGTCGGTGGGCGCCCTCGTCTTCCATGTCGGGCGGCAGTTCGGCTGGGAGGGCCGGGTGGCGCTGAACTACGGCTCCATCGAGTTCCTCGGCCCGTTCGTGGGGACGGTGACCACGGTCGCTCTGCTGCTGACCGTCCTCGCCTTCGGCTGGCTGCTGCTGTGGCGGCTGCGCGCCACCCGCTTCCTTCCGCACACCCTCGCGGAGGCGGCCTTCGTGGCGGTGCTGCTGTTCACGGTGACCAGCCGGGTGATCAGCCCGCAGTACCTTGTGTGGCTGGTCGGCCTCGCCGCCGTCTGCCTCTGCTTCCGCGCCACCAGCATGGTCCTGCCCGCCGCCCTGGTCGTCGTCGCCTGTCTGGTGACGGTCCTGGAGTTCCCCGTCGGCTTCGGGCACGTGGTCGCGAGCGACACCTACGGCATGACCCTGCTGTTCACCCGCAACGGCCTCCTGATCGCCGCCGCCCTCACGGCGGCCCTGCGGCTGTGGCGCACGACGGTCCCGCGCCGGGCAGAGCTCCCGCCGCTGCCCGACCGGGCCGTTCGCGCCCGGGAGACTCAGCCGAGCTGA